One window of the Ignavibacteriota bacterium genome contains the following:
- a CDS encoding heavy-metal-associated domain-containing protein → MKKTYTISGMSCQHCVMAVKKELAKLENLDAAEVRIGAADVEYDPTRVDEAAIRAAIIEAGYAVVE, encoded by the coding sequence GTGAAAAAAACCTACACTATCTCCGGCATGTCGTGCCAGCACTGCGTCATGGCCGTAAAAAAAGAACTCGCAAAACTCGAAAATCTCGACGCCGCTGAAGTGCGCATAGGCGCGGCCGATGTGGAATACGATCCCACCCGCGTCGACGAGGCAGCAATCCGCGCGGCGATCATTGAAGCCGGATACGCAGTCGTGGAATAG